Within the Eucalyptus grandis isolate ANBG69807.140 chromosome 1, ASM1654582v1, whole genome shotgun sequence genome, the region aattagtggagtcatgtgtgttggttatcctagtttttaggtgttagtggggcaagtgctttatggggaacatgggtagttatggtgtgttttacgttatgtattttgtcttttgtaaaagacttggAGTTGCTTTGTACGTAAGATGAagtttcagcctcatctctcctctctttagcaatttaacaatTATGGCGTTGTCGTTGTCGTTATTTCAAGATAGCAAAACCACATAAACACTTGCACCATTCATTACGCCCTCTTCGGCCATATGATATTTAAACAAGGATATAAACGATGCCTTCATTGATCTTCCATGTGGgtagaaaatgatattattacTCTTCTTCTCGCATCATTCCGCTTTTGAACGAATCCACCAACTTCGCCATCGCCACCCGCGACGACCCTCCCTCGCTCAACGCCTCCCTCGCCGCATTCCTCATCTCCGCCATCCGCTCCCTtacttctctccctttctccgAGCACATCAACTCGGTGACTCGCCCCGCGAACTCCTCCCTCGTCACGAACCCTCCTTCCGACTCGGCCACTGACAGTACCAGCTTCAGGTCCCAGGCAAGGTACGCCCTGATCAGCTTCTGCTCCGCGAAGAGCGGCCAGACTATCACGGGCACGCTGGCCCACAACGCCTCCATCACCGAGTTCCAGCCGCAGTGGCTCACGAACCCGCCCACCGAGTCGTGGTTCAGCACGGCCACCTGCGGGGCCCACGACTTCAGCACTAGCCCTCTTTCCTTGGTTCTCTCCGTGAACCCAGGCGGAAAGATCGCATCCATGCCTGAAGACAAAGGAAATCGTTGGGTGTACTAACAAATCTTAAGAAAATCGTGCGATTGAGAGCTCGTGAACTGAATTATTTGACTTCTGACCGTGGTTCGCAGTCCCCCGTATTATCCGTGTACCTCTCGATGGAGACGAGACGCAAACATACCTGGATCATCTTCTGATTTAATAGCTAAGTTGCGCCAGATTTCATCGTCTGGTGGTGGGTTACGGACCACCCACAAGAACCTGACCCCACTCCTCTCGAGAGCGTGAGCGATCTCAGTCAGCTGCTTCGACGAGAACACCCCATGCTCCCGAAGCTCATAAACAAGACGCTCCGGCTGGGCTGCGAGTCGAGCCAGCTGAGACAATCGCCCCTGCTGATGTGATCATTGGCCACCACGAGCGGCCCGATGCAGTACACCGGCGGAGTCCGGCCGTCTGGCACGCACAGTCCCTGGGATATCGCTTTGACCGCCCTCGGCTCGATCGCCTCGAACGTGTTGCATATGAGCCCGGCGGATTCTGCCAGCCGCGTCGACGTTTCCAAGAAGTGGCCGTAGATTCTGCTGCTCCGGTCCAGCATTCTCGACGGCATGTGCTTCGCCTGAATGGGTGGTACGCCAGGGATGTCGACGTTGCCGTCGAGGTCTTTCAAGCTGGTGGTGGTGAGCTTGTGTAGGGTGGGGAGGTAAAGAAACGCGGCGAGAGGGTTTGTGCCGGCAGGGTGGAAATAGTACGTGGGGAGGTGAAGCGCGGCAGTGACCTCGGCAGCGGAGCTGTAGTAGAAGTCGATGACGAGGGCTTTGGGCTTCTGCGACGGCTTGGAGGCGGAGAGCATCTCCGACAAGGCTTGATGGAGGTTGGGGTTGTTGAGGCGGGCGAACTCGAAGTACATGGCCGGGTTGTCAGAGAAGCCGGTGGGGGCggtggagagagagggggagggagacgGAAGGGAGGTGGAGGAAGGCGATGGAAGGGTTGGCAGAGGAGACGGAGGAGATGTAAGGAGTGATGACAGGGAGGAGGTGGGGAGGGGAGGAGATGAGGACGGTGACGGAGAGGCAAGagtggtggcggaggaggaaCTGGGCGAGCTCCACCAGGGAATTGAGGTGGGCTCTTCCCGGTGATGGGTACATCACGATGTGACATCTGTCTGCCTTCTCCATCATGGATTTGATGCTTCTGAGTAATTGGATCTCTTCCGCGGTGGCTTTATAGCCTCGTTCGGGACGCAAGCAGTGGAGTTACGAGAGCAAGACTGGCTGATGGAAAAGTAGGATGATTTACGGTTTAATTGCGATGTTAGTTGAAATAGGGTTCACCAATATCCCTTTCTTCCTTCTGATTACAGTGTTGTTGACAGCTCGTTTTCTGCAATTATAATCATCATCAACCTGAAGGTTTTAGGTGTCATCCCTATCGAGAGCCTTGGCTACTTAGCTGTAGAGGAAAAGCAATGAGGTGAAAGAGAATTACGTACCTTCTGAAGCTGAAGAATTTTGACTACGAAGGATCGAAGGACACTGATTTGATGACTGCATTAGTGCTGAAAATATTCTGCACTTAATGTAACTCTGTACATTTCATTACTTTGTGTCAGTAGTTAACTGAATGATTTCAGTAAAAAAACCCATTTACAATCATATGTAAAGACAATATTCTTGGTTGAACATAGTAACGTGGTGCATCTTTTACTAATAGGTTTTACATGGGGGCAACAATGTCACCCCTAGTCACGTCAAAATCCCTAGCAAAGCTCCGATGGATAATACAACATCCTGCAGCAGCCTTACAATTTCCAATAAGGTCCACAGTTTGTATCATAGCTCATAAGAAAcattgtttgcatttttttattattttgcttATTTTATAAGGAAAAGCATATATTACCTATCTACCCAAGAATAGTTATTTAGAAGCTCACACCAGCAGTTCTAATAGTATCTTGCAGTCTGAGCATTTGACAGTCTGATGGCTCATCCAAGACCTATAACGTGAAATTCGTGAGTGAAGTTATCAGCAAAGTCAGGTTAGGTACAAGATTTTATAGACGCCCTAAACACATTAAATGAACTGATATTTGTAAAAGGGTAGAACTCAACATTTTCGTCTTTAGCAAGATGCGATTCCTATCCCAGGAAGTCTCTGActaaaataagaacaaaaaagaaataattcacTTAGACTGGCTTGAGTATTTTCTGGTTGGTTGtccattaaaaaggaaaagacagcAGGTGTAAGAGGCAAAAGATTCTGAAGGTTCTATACCTATACGCAAATGACAAGTCCTCGTACACTTTTCATCAcatcatgaaaaagaagaaaagatggccTACTTGACACAATTCCTTGGGGCCAGTATCTGAGGAATGTTCGaaagagagggggaaaaaaggaCGGCCCTTCCTGGATCAAGGCATTTTTATGTATCATGAAAAACAGATCAACTAACTTTCAGAGTTgcaggagaaaaggaagaagatgaaccaCCCAGCGTCACAAGAGAGAGCTTGAGAATCCGCACTACATTTTTCTGTCTCAAGGAAAGACAGATTAACTAAGTTCGCAGTTGCcaaagacaaggaagaagatgaagctcCCAGCGTCACAGGAGAGAGCTTAAAAATCCACACTATTTATCAGGATAGGGATCATGAACGATAGCTTTCACATTACGTCACAAGACTGAGTAGCAATTGTGGAGGTGATTATCAATATAACAGAGACTTTGCTCAAAAGTCAACAACGCCATTACTAAACTGGACCCCGTTTCGGATTACTTTAAGGTGCATCTGCTAGTCTATAACATGATGCCCTCTGTCAAAAAGAGTCCTTCAAATAATTGCATCTAATAATACATGTTCTTCACAAATCAAACCATGAACTATCATTGGgtccaaaaattttaaagaacACAGAAAAATTACATATATCACCAACTTCAttgaatttatgaaaatattctcTGCAGATCTTTGAAGAAATTGGACACCATCACAATGTGCGATAGCATCATGAATTCATAGTAGGTCAAACTAAGCCCGAGTGGAGCTTAATGCAAATTGGTGGTGGGTTTTTGAGTCAATACAtgttaagcaaaattaaaaacaaagcCTTGTCTATCCGACTTGATATATGGCCCTTAGTCAGGAGCTAGAGAAACCCCTTATGGAAATTGGGAACGTTTGTGTGTCCTCATGCTTCTTAAGTTGATTTAATTCACCTTCCGTTCACCGGAAAGAACTCAAACCCAACTGGGTTTCCGAGATGTTCTTTGAGTTCGAAGTCTCCAGATCCGAAACACCCTGTTTTGACTTTTATACAGCACGATCTGTTTATATAATTGTTATTGTTCTTAGGCACGAAATCTAGTTGATCAGGAAGGAATCGGTAATATTCCATCGACCTATTCACATGCCCTCGATGAGTAGTTGCTCAGCttgaaatttttgaactttttcacTTTCAGTACAGTTGTATAtggaaattagaaattttatgaGCTTAAGCACACTAAAGGTCGACCTGATTCATTATCAGATGTCTAGTAGAGCAACAGAGTTTACCATGCATACTTGAGCTCAATAAGTGCTCAAGCTACTCAAATTCAAATCGAATTTGAAAAGAATCGAGCTGACTTTGAATAGTCTATGAGTTAAGCTCAAGCAACTCATGAGAAGCTGAGACCTATATTATCTGTGTACTTGTTTTTATTGTGTTATCAATGTCGAAAAATTGTGCTTGTTTTAGGCTTTTAGTTATGCTTTCAGCTTGAAAAAAAGCTAAATTTGATGGctccaatttttgttttgcctTATTCAGGCGATccattcaaaattcaaatgttaATGGAAGTGGACATGGACCAATCCAGTGATGCTATGAGTCTCATAAACTCATTAGAATATGAAGGTGAAGAAGACTTCGAAGAGGCACCCAAGATGAGCAAGGTGCCCAATCTTCGTCCTCTCGGTAAACAAAAATCAACAATATGGCTTCATTTTCATAAAGGGGAAAGCCGAGAATGGGAAAACTGAAGTCTTTTGCATTTATTGTGGGGCCAAGTATAGTTACAATATTGATAACAGAACTTCTGCTATGTTGAAGCAGTTGAAAAAGTGCAACAAGTATCCCCACAATTTAGATAAGAAGCAAAAGTTGTTTGCCCCACATAAAGTGAATGAGACTCAAATGACACTGGGGCATATTACTAGTATTGGTAGTGCTAATGTCTTAACGACATGGAAATTTGATCAAAATCATTGTAGGCAAATGCTTGTTCAGATAATCATAATGGATGAACAACATCTTCCAATGGTTGAGTGTGTTGGATTCCATAATTATGTTAATCAATTACAGCCCCTCTTCAATCACATCTCACGATTTACTGTGGCTAGGGATTACATGGAATTGTTTCTTTGTGAAAAAGCAAGATTGAAGACTTACTTTCATAAGCTTAATCTAGGGTCGCACTCACGACCGATACATGGAGtttcattcaaaatttgaactATTTATGTCTCATTGCACACTTTATTGATGACAACTGGAAATTGCACAAAAGAATCATGAATTTTGTGGCGATGCCTAGTCATAAGGGTAAGGATATTGGGAAAATGGTTGAGAAATACATCTACAAGtgggaaatagagaaaaaagtgTTCACaattgttaacacctaaattttgatgacccaatcatttatttattgcataaaaattagggattttttttaCCCCTAcaaatatatacatacatacatatatatatatatatatatatatatattattatatattatatattatatatatatatatataaattaaattgcgTAGCAtttagttttaggagcattttttttattgcatttgcatcggGCGGTGACAGATGGGTTTGAATTGgtagttctaagctttaatttgacgagttggactaagcccaccaAGAGAGCAAATTAGCCCGAGcccgttattttttttttatgactaaaaattatcttgtgagaaatggagatttgatattttcggTGATATGATGATGGATTTTTCAATATCCTTGGAAAGGGCAAGTGTGACaaggagatattatgaactCATCTTTgtaagatttgaaatttgagaaaaatcatattACAACCTTGAATCTTTGGCAATATGTGATAAAATCAGtggagaatattcatttttgcatAATCCAAAGATGCAAAGGAAATCAAACAAGGCTAGAAGAACTgtcgaaaataaaaaagagatattGCATTCGAGAGGAGATCTTCGTGTATGTTGATATGAAAAAGGAGATAAAAGCTTCAGTCCCTTGCCTATAAATTGGCTCGCATACAGATGAAAAGCAGGggctttttctttgttcttttgggaAAAGCACacaggaaaagaaggaaaaagaactcTTGAGGGGTCAAAGTCAAGTAGCAGAGAAGGTACAGAGAGAAGACGTGTGGCCagcagagagagaaaagaaaaaaaaagaacaacaacaacaactgttcttcttcttcgtaaTGACAAAAAGCATATTGGAGATTTGGGAAATGCTTTTCCTCTATATTGATTGTATACATTTACATTGGTAAAGTTATAGTGTAAgagacaaaagaataaaataggaaaaaataataaatgaatcactattttcctattttccaaTTTACCAAACTAATTCACGATTGACCGGATCACAATCGACTGAATCACAATTGACAGAATTGGGATCTTCAAGAtatatttccaacactccccctcaagctggtagCCTATAAATGTCAAGGATACCTAACTTCAATAGGTACCTATGCTGTTTCCAACATAATGCTTTAGTGAAGATGTCCGCAGGTTGCTCTATTGTTCCAATTCCTTTTGTCACGAGAACTCCATCTTTGATTTTAtctcgagtgaaatgacaattcacttctatgtgttttgttctctcatgaaaaactggatttgCCGCTAATTTAAGtgcagcatcattatcacaaaacaataTTTGGTCCACTGACCTGTCCTCCAAGATCCAAGAGTAGTCCTCATATCCAGACTATTTCGCAGGTAGCctttgccatggctcgatacTCTGATTCCGTAGATGATAGTGATACAGTTgactgcttctttgtcttccaagAGATTAATGACTTTTCCAGCTTACCCACCCATAGGTAGTGTAGTTAGTCTGAGTTCTCCCCATCATCGTCGAGGTCAAGAGTTCAAACCCTCTCGTTGCATTTCCATGACTTAAGTGGGGGTCCCAGAGGTGGATTACTAGGCCAGTTCCCCCCTCCCCCGAGATTTTACGTCTAAATAGTAGCTTGCGATGAGGCCTAACGGTGCTACCAAGCACTGGAGGGTCATGTGATCCCAAAGGGTGATCTCCGGCGGCTCCtcggtcatcaaaaaaaaaaaaaagactttccCAGCTTTATACAAAAACCAGTAATGGATCTTCTAGTCATTGGACAAGTGGCATAATCGGTGTcacaaaaagttgtcatcttcaTATTACAGTCACGAGATAGAAGTATACCAAGGCCTGGACATCCCTTCAAATACTTCACAACCTTCAACACCGCATTCATATGTGATTGCTTTGGCATATGCATGAACTGACTGAGTATTTGTACTGCATAaaatatgtcaggtcttgtcaTTGTAAGATATATCAATTTTCGGACAAGTCGCTGATATTCAAAAAGATCTTTGAGCACTAAGTCCTTGATGGTTGAAGGGGAATTAAGGTCATATTCATGCGTTGTCAATTTGACATTATGCTCAACTGGAATGACTACTAGTTTACATCCTGATAACTCTTCTTCAAAAATAATCTCCAAGATGAACTTCCTTTGACTGAGGCAAATTCCTTCATCAGATCGAGCAATCTCGAtactgagaaaatattttggtggtcccaaatctttgatatgaaaaatgGAGTGCAAATACCTTTTGAACTTGACAACATTAGAATCATTATTTCCCATGacaagtatatcatcgacatatatcaACAAATAATTGATGAGTCTTTTGTAGTTCGTGTAAACAAGGCATAATCATTCTCAGAATGCTCAAAACCTACATTGGTTAGTACAACAGTGgatttggcataccattgtctagatgcCTATTTTAATATGTATATGGATTTGAGAAGACGACATACCCGAGACTCCCATTGTTTGCGTAATCCTTAaggaatatccatgtagatttcttcatccataTCACTGTGGAGAAAAGCATTATGCACATCCATCTAATGGAGGGACTAATTCCGTATGGCTGCAACGGACAAGAAGGAACGTACAGTGACTTCTTTAGCTACTGGAGAAAAAGTCTTATGGTAGTCAAAGCCTTCTTTTTGAGTGAATCCCAAATCGAGCTTTATAGCGCTCAATAGGACCATCTGCCTTGAATTTGAtcttataaacccatttgcagccagTCGGTTTCTGTCTTGGGGGCAAGGGGACAATATCCCAGGTGTGATTCTCCATTAGAGCAGTAAGTTCGGATTCCATCGCATGTCGCCATCTAGGATCTTGTGTTGCCTCAACGAATGAGGat harbors:
- the LOC104415350 gene encoding UDP-glycosyltransferase 88B1, giving the protein MYFEFARLNNPNLHQALSEMLSASKPSQKPKALVIDFYYSSAAEVTAALHLPTYYFHPAGTNPLAAFLYLPTLHKLTTTSLKDLDGNVDIPGVPPIQAKHMPSRMLDRSSRIYGHFLETSTRLAESAGLICNTFEAIEPRAVKAISQGLCVPDGRTPPVYCIGPLVVANDHISRGDCLSWLDSQPSRSVLFMSFGSMGCSRRSS